GCAAAAGCTTTTAAATCATCAGTAGATGATATTACTTGTGGAATTGATTTTTCTTGAATTTCTGATGGAGTTTCATACCCCATCTCTATCAAAGCTGAAAGAATTTCTTCTTTCAACCCTAATTCGCTAAATGTCGACATATAAGTTTGTTTATGATCCACAAACCTATACGACAAGTTTGCAAATCTGATTATAAAAATGCAAATGTACGCTATTTACTTAGAACTACCTATAGATTGTGTAACTCTTTATATTCTAGCCAATCTAAGTATAAATCTTCGGTACGTTTTCTTGCCCATGGCATTGTTCTTAAGAACTTTAGACTGCTTTTGTAAGTAGGGTTGTTACCAAAACATTTAATTCCAGTTTCTTTTTCCATCTCTTCCCAACCTAAATTTTCAATTAATTCTGTAAGAATATCGGCTAATTTTATTCCATGTAGTGGATTATTGGGCTGTGAGTTTGATGACATTTGTTCCTTTTTTTGATACAAATTTAAGTTAAATTGATGTTTAGAAAGATAAGTTTGTGGCTAAAATAAATTGAAATCCACCAGAACTGTTTCCAATCAGGTTTTCTTTTAATAAATGTGAGTATCTAACTCCAGCTGAAATAGGTAATACATTAAAATAAACATTGTCAA
Above is a genomic segment from Wenyingzhuangia fucanilytica containing:
- a CDS encoding VF530 family DNA-binding protein, giving the protein MSSNSQPNNPLHGIKLADILTELIENLGWEEMEKETGIKCFGNNPTYKSSLKFLRTMPWARKRTEDLYLDWLEYKELHNL